From the genome of Papaver somniferum cultivar HN1 unplaced genomic scaffold, ASM357369v1 unplaced-scaffold_10, whole genome shotgun sequence:
AATTAGTGGTGaacataaaaaagaagaagaacaaaatgaGACAGATAAGTGGCTTCGATACGAAAGGCGCCGCGGTAATTTCACGAGGAGATTTCGGTTACCGGAGAATGCTAAAGTTGATGATATCAAATGTAGCATGGAACACGGAGTACTGACTGTTTATGTTCCAGAACATGTGTCTGATCGGGACAAGCCCAGAAATGTTAGATCCATCGATATAGCTTAGCCTAGCTGGAAAAAACAAACAGAAGTTCTATGATCAGTGTGTGGCTTACAGGCTTGTGTGTTTATGTACATAAATAAGCCTGTGTATTTATGTATAAAAAAGTAAGTAGCCTTGTCTTGTGTTCAATTATAGTTAGATTATATACTTGGCAGCAGTACTTAGCACTACTtttctttgttaatgaagttcatcGTTTTAGCCGATTATTCTGTGGCTGCAGTCTTTTATGGACTCGGCTAAGTCAAGCACCCAAAGTCCTCTTTGGCTTGAAAATGCAGAAAGATTCCAAACAAAATAGGTCAAATCCAACATTTTGTAACTTCTTCTTGCAGGTAGGAGTTCAAGCTCATCACATTGATAGAAGACATATATATCTATGATAATAATAGAAAAAACGTATATTCATTAGAGAGCTCAATTATCTAAGCAAACTCAGATTTTCATCAAAGCAAAAGGGAAAAATATCGTATGGTCCTTTTtgttaggtgggcccatgtctgtttggtcctttgagAAAACGCTTTtattgtttggtccataattatttaaaaatattaaatggaccaaagCATCCTTCTGTGTTAATTTCaacttatttttttgtagcagttcattctatCTGATGAAAACTGTACACTTCATTATATACtataaaacagacttcattccagaaatgaactcctgataaaaacctatacaaatcagacttcattccagaaatgaactccatataaaaatctaaaaaaacagacttcactccagaaatgaactccatataaaacctatacaaatcagacttcattccagaaatgaactccatataaaacctatacaaatcagacttcattccagaaatgaactacctatacaaatcagacttcattccacaaatgaactccatataaaaacctaaaaatacagacctcattcctgaaatgaactccatataaaaaccaaaaaaaaaaacagacttcatttatggaatgaactgcagcatcatcatcttcatcgtctttaACAGCAGTAGAAATAAATTCTTCGccattcaacagcagcagcaacatcgaaaattttctttatcatcttcttttcaatcttcatcttctttgacatCAGCAACAATAACAGAGcttcatctttttcatcatcttcaaaagcAGCAGCAGGAAAAAATGacgaaaaaacgaaaaatcatcgccgtcttcatcattttcatcttcttcatcatcagcagcagcagagacaaaaaaatcaagaaaaattcattaaaaaatcgtcttcatcatctccaccatcttcaaaagcaaacaacaaaaaacacaaagaaaaaacatacaaatcttcatcgtttcatcatcatcttcatcttaacACACCATCGTAAACAGtagcagaagaaaaaagaaaaaagaagaagaagaagaaaaaaaaagtagatctagaaaaaaaaaCAGGAGGTaagagaaaataaatctgaaaattattttcttctctcCTAATCAtgagtatatatatggtccccattaaaagggtatttctgccactaccatttgaaaattacatcatccatgacgtcatcctagtaccaaatcataatttttaggaccaaactataatatattttattaaaaaggaccaaacagacaattaaTTCAGTCCACTTGACTAGATTCTCTCCAGTATATCATTCctaggaccatatggtatttccAACAAAGACAAAAACCTTACACAAAAAAGGAAATAAGTTTCAGGAACCTTACTAGAAGGTCATTAGAAAGTGGAACTAAATTCTTCCTCCAACGTCCGACTTTTCATCCTTCCTTTCTGAAGCCTCCCaaatctcctttaaccttaactGCGGCCTAGCGTGCTGACGCTGAAGATAGTCGTGACATTGGTGCCATAAGAAACCAATCACAAAACCTACCAGAATTTTTTTGGGGTCGAGAAAGCCTTGTAGAAAATTCAGAACGATTGTTTCCTGAAGTTTTGGTTCTTTTGGTTGTTCGATTTTCACAAACACCTCCTTCTTCACAATGGAAGCACGACCCGCCTGGCTCAAATTCCTACCAATAGAGAACATCCTCTTGAAAACCCTAGATGTCGATGCCATTTGATCAGGAGCGGGAGAAGATTCTCAAGTCGGTACGACAGGATTTACTATTTAAAAAAGAAAGCCCTAAAATATATCTTGCTGAAAATAGATGGGTTTCCTAGTCTAACATAAACACATCAATACTTGGAAATCCAGAAACGGCATCATAAAGCTAGGGCGCGTGCATGACCTCACGAAGGGGAAGCAAAATCCAACTAGGGgtgcaaaaaaaaggaaaaatgggTTTGAAAGCCCAaaacctaaaagaaaaaaaaattagacttgGAAACCAGTTGGGCAGGGTATGCCAGAACGTACCTGGCTGCCGATTTGTGTCTGCAACCCAACTGGGAAACAAACTAAATGACAGCTGCCATGCTCAAATAGTCTTACCTAGACTAGATAAATTTGACCATTTCTTTAAGATCCTACTCATGTGGAAATCAGTTTTTATATTCTTTTATAATGTTTTCCCGGTATCTTTAAGACTATGGATATACTAAACATTGCATATTTCGGATCTTTTCAAATTGTTGTTAGGTGTCTATGATAAGATCTGCAAAATTATTAGAAGTCAGTCTGCTATGTGTCCCACCATCATTCCAATCAATTGCACATTTCTACGTTCCGCATGCTGCATAGCTAGTACTTAAAGGCTGAAGTACTTTTCTGTATGGATTTGTTTCTagcttttttttttgtgggatgagtaattttttttgtttttttttgaaagttaacaaacaaaaatcaacaaaaaaacacaaagtaaGGAGAAGAATCCTCACTAAACAAGCGAGTAATACAGGAAGGAGGAGAGGTTAACCACTGATTAGACAGTTGGTTCCAAACAGCATAAGCTGCTAAGGAGTGAGCCATGAAATTGGCTTTCTTTTTGATAAAGTTAAAATCAACAGACGTAAAGTTCCTAACTTGTCTTTGATTTTTCCAATAGTATTCTTAATACGCCAAGGGACTGGGAAATTATTGTACCTGAGAGAACTGATCATAGTGAGTGAATCACCTTCAATGATAATGTGCCTTATAGCCTTGCTGATGGCAAGCTCAATTCCCATCAAAGCACCATGAGCTTCAGCTTCTACAGGGGTGCTGAATGCGAATAATTGTGTCTGACACCCATTAAACTCACAATTGTAGTTCCTTGCCACTGCCGCGCAGGCGAACCCTCTAATTCCAGCAgcaccatcaaaatttattttcatttttgacTGAGTGGGAGGAGACCAAACAGTCTTGGCAGAGTCTAGTAAGTCTTGTTCAGAAGGCAAAGTGGTATCGTCTTGAATGTTGGTATCACGGTGGAACCAGTAATAAGCCTCTTGAAGCATTTTCTGAATATGCACAGTGCCTTTGTTGAAGACTATGTTATTCCTGGTCTTCCATATACTCCAGAACAGACAAATCCCCATTTTTAACTTTGAGTAGTTTCCACCTTCTAATAACCAACTCTTGATATAGTGGTGAACTGAAAGATTTAGGATTGCATCAATTCTGAGAGTCAGGTGAGAAGCAAAAAGAAGAACTTGAGATACAGGGGAAGTATAGGAACAAGTGTTCCAAAGTTTCAACAGCACCATTACACATCCTGCACTCCGTATTAATATCTTTGCAGTATGTCATCATCCTGCTACCAACTGCAATACCATTATTAAGAATTCTCCAAGCAAATATTTGAAGATTAGGTGCCAGAATTTTTACCTGCCAGAATTTCTTCCAAGGTATATGTTCAATATTACCAtaatgagaagaagaaggagcTCTGTCATTTAAAGTTTTGATGAAGGATTTTGCTGTAAAGACCCCATTAGGATGGTGAAGCCAAAGTAATTTATCCTCAGTCCCTTCTTCGCTGATGTTAGGTAAGTGGATATCCAATATAGTCTCGACTTCATGCGACTGGAAGCATAGCTGGAGTTTTTTTATATCCCACCTTGGAGGGTTCTGTAGGATAAGTTCACTAACTAAAACAGGCTGCTCTGTTGAAAGCAAATTGGGGATAGGCCTCCTGTTATGAAGTTTCGGAATCCAAGGGTCATTCTTGATATGTATCTTCTCTCCATTACCAACTGCCCAGCAACACCCTTCCTTCATCTCACTTCTGCAACATAACATAGCAGACCATGTAGAGGAACATTTTTGGGGTTTCGTCATTTCCCAGAAGTTGTCTTTTTGGAGATATTTAACCCTCATAAGCTGACACCACAGACAATCATCATTTTCTAGGAATTTCCAGAAAAGTTTAGCAATCATGGCTCTATTTAAGTGTTGCAGAGTTCTAATTCCTAACCCACCTACATCTTTTGCTTTTTCAAATTGTTTCCAGTTGATAAAGTGGGTTTTCCTTACCTCTCTAGCATGGCCCCACCAGAAGTTTCTCATAGTTCTGGTAAGTCTTTCCAGCACCTTCTTAGGTATCAGGGATGTCGCCATATAGTACGGAGGTATGATCCCAAGGACATGCTTGATCATGATGGTTCTGCCTGCATAGGTTAAATGAATTCGCTTCCAACCTGCCAGCTTAGTGTCGAATTTATTATTAAGAAAATCATGGGAATCAATTTTGTAGGATGACTTTAGAAGCTGATGGCCAAGATATTTGTCGTTAATCTGCATATGTTTCACCACTAGCCTGTTAGCAATGTCAGTTCTTCTGTTGGGTCTGACTCCTTTGCTGAAGTGAATTGACGACTTCTGCATGTTTGCACATTGACCTGACCAGGCAGCATATATATCAAGAATACTTTGTAGCGTGTCGATGGTCATTTCATCAAGGTTCCCAAATAGAATGAGATCATCAACGAACATTAAATGGGACACTGAAGGAGCATTTCTACAATTCTTGTACCCgttgtaaagagaattattctccaTAGTTCGCACGAGCCACGAAAGACCTTGAGCGCAAAGAATGTATAGGTACGTAGATAGAGGGAAGCCCTGACGAAGACCTCTTTCACTGGTGAAATAACCCTCAGCTTGGCCATTAATAATAAGCGAAAAAGAGGCGGTCGAAACACAGTTCATAATGAGATCATGGGTCTTGCCGATAATACCAAAAACTCTCAAGCAGTGGCTTAAAAATCTCCAACTCACTTTATCATAAGCTTTACTGATGTCAATTTTAAGTGCAAAAGAACCTATTATAGAAGAAGAATTTGACATtgtatgaaatatctcttttgcAGCTACAATATTGTCAATAATCATTCTTTCAGGTATGAAGGCTGGCTGTG
Proteins encoded in this window:
- the LOC113326481 gene encoding uncharacterized protein LOC113326481, whose protein sequence is MGICLFWSIWKTRNNIVFNKGTVHIQKMLQEAYYWFHRDTNIQDDTTLPSEQDLLDSAKTVWSPPTQSKMKINFDGAAGIRGFACAAVARNYNCEFNGCQTQLFAFSTPVEAEAHGALMGIELAISKAIRHIIIEGDSLTMISSLRYNNFPVPWRIKNTIGKIKDKLGTLRLLILTLSKRKPISWLTP